The DNA sequence CTCTaggctttaattttatttcaatatgaaCACAGTGCTTGTTAGTACTTACCCTACCTATACTGTCATCTTGTTATCATAATCCCAAACACATGTAGGAAGGAAATAATTCAATAGGACATCTGATGTTGTGAAGGACCAATAATTGCTGAGTTCACCATTATTTGTGTTAATCTTAAAATTAATTGTTGTTTGTTCTAGCAATGATCGTAGAATTATCAGTTAAATGTCTTTAAGtgttacattttccttttctgtcaaaAGAAGCAAGcctaggaaaggaaaaaagcttGCTTGAAAAGGTCTAACTGGGTGGGAAACAAACTTTGGGTTGCTGGAGGgttgctgggtggggggatggggtaactgagtgatgggcattaaggaggacacttgatgtgatgagcactgggtattgtatgcaactgatgaatcactaaattctacccctgaaactaacaatacaatatatattaactaaactgaatttaaataaaacaatttttttaaaaaaaggaaaagaaaagttctaGCTAGGCACTAGGATAGGGCGTGGGCTGTTTGGATTGCATTATTATTCTTCATTCACCTGACTCCAAGTTACTGATCAAAACACACTAGTCAGAATGAATTGATTAGGCCAAGCAATTGgtctaaataaatattattagaaaaaatacacaaaatattctcttccatttgtttatgtgttcTGGCTCTGTGTCTCCCCATAAGAATGgttctgcaattttttttctgtctttttaactAATTCGCTCATTTATAGAGCTGAGAGGTAAAATGGATTAGTaatttttgcaaaagaaaaaaataaactttccatTTGTTGTAACTTCAGGCATTTCATGTCCcttcttcaaaattaatttagTGTTGTTTCTAATTCATAAATAGCCAactatgtatttcttatttgatAGTAACTGAGGgaattttaaatgttacttcTCACTTTAAATTGTTCAGAAGAAAATTGATTAGAAGTACATGTTTCTAATCCTCATTTGCGTATTAAGCAAATACATGATATATAAAGTCATTTGTATATTAAGACAAATGTACAAGAAAAGCTCCCTGCTATGTAATGAATCTGACTAGTTGGTTAgtgattttgctttttacttGTTAAGTCAATTTTAAACCAGTGAGGTCCACTTTACCTGTATTCCATCAGACACACTTCATTTACTGATTGCATATGACATTCATATTTAGGTGGAAGAAATGGTGGCATTTTAGTTGTTGAATATCTGTGAAAGTGAATtacactctttttattttattctaaattgtAAAACAACAACtgagaaaattttagaaatagggTATCTAACTTAATAACATGTTAATCAAAGGCCATATTTAATCTTATTAAGTATAataatgctaaaatatttttttctattctcttaattcaaaaaatagttctttttaaagataccaCTGGTTGAAAAGCTTGAAAgcacagaaatattcatttctatatatatgtgatatatatatattccacacaGCAACCAGAAAACCTTTCAAAAATGTAAGTTGTGTCATATCATCCTCCTTCATAATACTTACATTTTACTAAGAATAAATCTTTATTCCTAATGCAGTCATCTCAGCCCTGCACAGTCTGGCTGCTGcatgaaatttaaatgaagcaATGTTTCAATAGATTTGTTGCAGAACAGGTCTATATGTAAAGGGGTCAGAATTGGTCTCAACCACAAAGTAGATGCAGTCTTGTTTCCTTGTAAACTACAAAATTAAGACGGATGTGAAGTGTTACATCCAAAAACCCTTATCTGAAGTTTTCTATTTgagttaaaaattcagaatgtttCTCTATATGAAGATGTTTTAGATCCTCCAGACAGGATTAAGATGTTTCATCCTACAGTTATAATTTCAAGCAATTAATCTCAGATAGTCTGTGATTTAGAGAACCAAGATGTCTCAGGGAGTAAGCAGACAGTCACTCAATAAAGGGAGTTGTTTTCACCCATTAAAGCCATCATTTGTCCTTGGGGCCAATGTGTTTCCTGTTGAGTTTGCAGCTGGATTTTTGTGTCCTTTATGAATGGCAAGAGAAACACTGACTGTCCAAGGTCTTATTTATTGTCTCACTTCATATTCAGAAGTCGGTTATCTTAGATTAACAATGAACTTTAGCGTCCCATTAAGGCCCTTCATGTCCTCTGCTTTGCAATAGCTCTCCTTAGAGCACCTTTCACATCCTGGTTCCTTAGGCTGTAGATTAAGGGGTTGAGCATGGGTGTGATCACAGTGTAGAACACCGCGACGATCTtgcccccagccctggaggaCTTCGACTGGGGTCTCATGTACATGAAAATGGCAGTTCCATAGAATAGGGCCACCACTGTCAGATGGGAGGCACAGGTGGACAGTGCCTTATGCCTCCCAGAGGCTGACCGTATCCTGAGAACTGATAGAAGGATTCGGGCGTAGGAAACAACAATGAGGAGAAAAGGGATGAAGACAATGATGATACTGAAGATAAAAACAACCAGCTCAGTAAATGAGGTATCAGTGCAAGCCAACCTCAGGATGGAAGGGACCTCACAAAAAAAGTGATTCAGGACATTGGGCCCACAGTAGGGCAAACTCAAGGTAAGGATATTGATAACCATGGAACTCAGGAAGCTACTGGACCAAGAAATGGCTGCCAGTTGGACACAGATGCTTTGGTTCATAATGATGGTATAATGGAGAGGATGACAAATGGCTACATATCTGTCGTAAGCCATGACCCCAAGGAGAACACATTCAATCATTCCaaatgagagggagaagtacATCTGAGTAGCACAGCTAGAGAACGGGATGGTCTTTTTTCCCATCACGTTGGACAGCATTTGTGGGACATTCGTGGATGTGTAGCAGATATCCAGAAAGGATAAATTagtgaggaagaagtacatgggcgttTGGAGGCGAGGTTCTATCTGGATAATAGTGATAATTATAATATTACCCACCactgttaataaataaaagaacaagaacataataaaaagaatgagctGCATCTTTGGCTGAGACGAGAGCCCCAGGAACACAAATTCAGTCACAGTGAAGTTTGCTTTTATCATATTCATGTTTTCAGGCCCCCTCCCTCTCACAGAACCGTCCACCTGAAGAGGAACATCAAATGTCCTATATCGATAGCACAATGTTGGAAACTCAAGAcataaataagaaagcaaaggGAAGCCTTGATCTGAAATTACATCCTGAGTATCTGAGTTGTATTACCAATGGAAACCTTTTCTACTTTTGGAAGGCATATTCTCTTGATGAGATTAAGAATTTCACACTCAATTGCTGATTGAGTTAAGCAGATATTCTTGACTTTTCTCCAAGGGTATGCTCTTTGGCTGTTCATAATCTGTCCAAAAcctattcattcttcattcttcaaagcttTACTCATGGCTCACCCCTTTAAAAAGATCCAATTATGTCTTAATTCCACACCTAATAACAGAGCAGCATATGACatagaaattaagtaaaaaacaGTGAAGGGCATTACTTCGTGTTCTAACCTAAAAGTAAAGGCAGAAACAACAGcctgtgctttttctgtatcactctgATGCGACCTTCTCATGCCTGGACACCCTGATATCCTAAAGAACAAAGACCGCACACACCACCAACCAAACCAGTCATGGGTCACACTAATGACCAGTTCTACCAGCCTCACCATTTCCATACTGTGGGGTCTTGGGTAGTTTCATCATACATAAAATGGGATTAATTGATAGAATAATGGGAATAAATTTTTTGCAGATTATATTAAATAATgtgaataaagaatttaaaacaatgtctACATTTAGGAAATAATCCACAAACAACACTTATTATTAATAGTCTGACTAATGTATAGTGATGCAACATTTATCTAGAACTCATTTCTCTAATAACAACTGTTTCagagaaatattaataaaaaggatCTAGACAAGTTAAAGTTACCAGGTCTATCCATTGAGAACTCCTTAGCCCTGACCCTGTGCCTACGTACCCTAAATTTATTTATGCACCAAGTAAGCATGTTCAGTTAACTGACTTGCAGCCATGAGCAGATTAAAAGCAATGACTTAAGACAGATATGGGGTAAGGAAAATTCCTAGAGGTAGGCATCATTGCAGTAACCAGAGGAAGCTGCCAATCACTCATTTGCCCATTTCTGCatcctttttgtgtcttctctctttttcattctttctttcaagaaTATCTGTATGATAATCTAGTATGGGCCAGATGCTGGGTATATACTGGTAAACACAAGGGACATTTCAACAGTCTCAGAGCTTATGGTCCAGTGGAAAGTTATGATGAAGGAAACAGCCCCATCCCTGAGAGCATGGGGAATCTTATCAGGAAGACATTTAAGAACCAAGTAGTTATGGGTCATGAAAAAGACTACTTTAGGCAACACATCCTTTCTCAAATAATACTGATTTGCATGTAATATCTTTTAAAGGGATTTCTTATGGGgcatccaggtggctcagtcagttaagtgtctgtcttcagctcaggtcatgatcccagagtcctgggatggagccccctgtcgAGCCCCCTATTCAGCCCCCCtgtcaagccccctgttgggctccctgctcagtggggagtctgcttctcctctctctgcccatgctctctctcttccaaataaataaataaaatctttaaaaaataaataaaaaataactaaagggctttcttatattttgatttaaatcaGGGCTTTTCAATTCAGTGAACTGATGAAACTGAATTAACTAAAATCTGAAGTCCAGGGATAAAGGAGGGATGTGCCTGAAAAGAGGAGGGAGATTTTAGGTCACAGTCCCGTTTTCACCAGGCGCAGCAGGAAAGGGAGTGAGCAAGGAGACTATAGAGCTCCCTTCCAGGCCCTTCAATCAGCACTAACCAAGTTCTGCAAATAAGAAATGTTTTGGTGATATTAGGAGTGATTACAATGACAACAAATGACATCCACAACGAGTTTCTCAGTAGACAAGATGTCATTCAATCAGGAGATCACACCACTGGTAGTGCAGTACACGAATCCACCATGGGAGAGCAAGGCGACATGTCTGGGGGACTTTGCACAATTCATGACACCAACCTGTGACCAACTGTCCTCCTCTGTACGGTGGGGACAGAGTAGCCTCAGAATCGATACATgagataaatgagataatgcatgtaaagcaccTAAAACAGAGGTAGACATATATTGTAAGGGCTCAACATATGTTAAGTATTATCATTATAATTCATGCGATCCTCATTAGACGATCTTTAAGTACACAAATCATGAGTTATTGGCACTCCTCACCCACTCCCCTATAGGGCAGAGAGACTAAGTCTTTAAGATAGCAAacaacttgttcttttttttttttaagtttttttaatttatttattcgacagagatagagacagccagtgagagagggaacacaagcagggggagtgggagaggaagaagcaggctcacagcggaagagcctgatgtggggctcgatcccatcacgccgggatcacgccctgagccgaaggcagacgcttaacgactgagccacccaggcgccccaacaacttGCTCTAAATCACTGAATTACTGAATCTATATGCAAGCTCCTACAGCACACATGTGTGTAATATAGCTATATCTACAGTAATAAAACCACACCAAATGTAATAGCTCTGGTCCCCCAGGCATGCATGTATACGTAGAACTGTGTTCACATAGAGGAATGCAGATATATTGGTTCAACCTTTAAATACTCTCTATAGTTCGAAGACTCAATAAAGAAGGACATTCCCTTAGTTCCTCTAAATGCACAAGTTGCCTTTAGAACATTTTTAGTCACTTGATGGCTGCAGCTGCTGAAAGTGAGTTAGAGCCCATTCAGTTGTCAGTTTCTGGGTTACAGATCTGTTTCTATTCCTATCAGACTACAGAGTTGCAGATTcgttaaaagaataaaaggaataaaaacactTTTGTAGATAAATGTATCTCCCATAATATGAAGCAAACCACCAAATTAAATACAGGTTGAAAAAGCCCTGGATGGTTTGTAATCACCTGTCGATTCTATACCGGCGTCTCAATCAAGCC is a window from the Ursus arctos isolate Adak ecotype North America unplaced genomic scaffold, UrsArc2.0 scaffold_23, whole genome shotgun sequence genome containing:
- the LOC113246541 gene encoding olfactory receptor 2G3-like is translated as MNMIKANFTVTEFVFLGLSSQPKMQLILFIMFLFFYLLTVVGNIIIITIIQIEPRLQTPMYFFLTNLSFLDICYTSTNVPQMLSNVMGKKTIPFSSCATQMYFSLSFGMIECVLLGVMAYDRYVAICHPLHYTIIMNQSICVQLAAISWSSSFLSSMVINILTLSLPYCGPNVLNHFFCEVPSILRLACTDTSFTELVVFIFSIIIVFIPFLLIVVSYARILLSVLRIRSASGRHKALSTCASHLTVVALFYGTAIFMYMRPQSKSSRAGGKIVAVFYTVITPMLNPLIYSLRNQDVKGALRRAIAKQRT